The following are from one region of the Salvia hispanica cultivar TCC Black 2014 chromosome 1, UniMelb_Shisp_WGS_1.0, whole genome shotgun sequence genome:
- the LOC125186188 gene encoding zinc finger protein 8-like, whose protein sequence is MDPEKSNNSDTSTAESDKHNGRSYDCSYCKRGFTNAQALGGHMNIHRKDKEKAKAKAKAKEKNQEPDPLIRGFLPGYHVNPGLQTGNNEQCFFPVWRPDNFPHGNPSLMRVEDHEHQEEVDLELRLGRLW, encoded by the coding sequence ATGGATCCAGAAAAGAGCAACAATTCGGACACATCAACAGCAGAAAGTGATAAGCACAACGGGAGGTCGTACGACTGTTCCTACTGCAAGCGCGGGTTCACAAACGCTCAAGCCCTAGGCGGCCACATGAACATACACAGGAAGGACAAGGAAAAGGCCAAGGCGAAGGCGAAGGCCAAGGAGAAGAATCAAGAACCAGATCCGTTGATACGGGGTTTTTTACCAGGTTATCATGTGAACCCCGGCCTCCAAACAGGAAATAACGAGCAGTGCTTTTTTCCTGTTTGGAGGCCTGATAATTTTCCCCATGGGAATCCGAGTCTGATGCGCGTAGAAGATCATGAACACCAAGAAGAAGTGGATTTAGAGCTTCGTCTCGGTCGATTATGGTGA